From Caldicellulosiruptor hydrothermalis 108, a single genomic window includes:
- a CDS encoding beta/alpha barrel domain-containing protein, with protein MNVKFNQKTHILEIEYQFRDVEEPNLFRNIYPYNEVPRLVFNHRIVPMNVPEKLYITDTTFRDGQQSRSPYTVDQICRIYDYLHELDNGSGVILHTEFFVYSKQDKEAVLKCLEKGYDFPKVTAWIRAKKEDFEIVKSLGIKETGILVSCSDYHIFKKLKMTRSQAMKQYLEIVSSALEAGIIPRCHFEDITRADFYGFVLPFINELMKLSKEANMPVKIRACDTLGLGSPIPGVALPRSVPQIIYGIVNYGEVPSEWLEWHGHNDFYKAVINSTMAWLYGASMVNTSLLGIGERTGNTPLEAMVMEYIQIRGSADGMNVAVISEIAEYFKKEIGYEIPPMTPFVGENFNATRAGIHADGLMKDEEIYNIFDTGKILGKPPKVIIDAYSGIAGIVIWINRYFKDSGIDIQVDKKDPRVQKVKEWVDSQYENGRNTSISDEELKEVVSRIFGL; from the coding sequence ATGAATGTAAAATTTAATCAAAAGACTCACATTCTTGAGATTGAGTATCAGTTCAGGGATGTTGAAGAGCCAAATCTTTTCAGAAACATCTATCCTTACAATGAAGTACCAAGGCTTGTATTCAACCACAGGATTGTGCCCATGAACGTGCCAGAAAAACTTTATATTACCGACACAACTTTCAGAGACGGCCAGCAATCACGCTCACCGTACACTGTTGATCAAATTTGTAGAATTTATGACTACTTGCATGAACTTGACAATGGGAGTGGCGTTATTCTTCATACAGAGTTTTTTGTGTACTCAAAACAGGACAAAGAAGCAGTTTTAAAGTGTTTGGAAAAAGGTTATGATTTCCCAAAAGTCACCGCTTGGATTCGCGCAAAAAAAGAGGATTTTGAGATTGTAAAGAGCCTTGGTATCAAGGAAACAGGAATTTTGGTTTCATGTTCTGACTATCATATCTTCAAAAAATTAAAGATGACAAGAAGTCAGGCAATGAAGCAATACTTAGAGATTGTCTCATCAGCCCTTGAGGCAGGAATTATACCACGCTGCCATTTTGAAGACATCACACGCGCAGACTTTTACGGGTTTGTCCTGCCGTTTATTAATGAACTTATGAAGCTTTCAAAAGAGGCAAATATGCCTGTGAAAATCAGAGCCTGTGACACGCTGGGGCTTGGATCACCAATACCGGGTGTGGCTCTGCCAAGAAGCGTTCCACAGATAATCTATGGCATTGTGAACTATGGTGAAGTGCCATCTGAGTGGCTTGAATGGCATGGCCATAACGATTTTTACAAGGCAGTCATAAACTCAACAATGGCATGGCTTTATGGTGCCTCAATGGTAAACACATCTCTTTTGGGAATAGGTGAGCGAACCGGCAACACTCCATTAGAGGCAATGGTGATGGAATATATTCAGATAAGAGGGTCGGCAGATGGCATGAACGTTGCTGTGATATCTGAGATTGCTGAGTATTTCAAAAAAGAAATCGGGTATGAGATTCCTCCAATGACGCCTTTTGTCGGTGAGAACTTTAACGCAACACGGGCAGGAATCCATGCAGATGGACTTATGAAAGATGAGGAGATTTACAATATATTTGATACAGGAAAGATTCTGGGGAAGCCTCCTAAGGTGATTATTGATGCATACTCAGGCATTGCAGGAATTGTAATCTGGATAAACAGGTATTTCAAAGATAGCGGCATTGACATTCAGGTTGACAAAAAAGACCCAAGGGTTCAGAAGGTCAAAGAGTGGGTAGACAGTCAATATGAAAATGGAAGAAATACATCAATAAGTGATGAAGAGCTAAAAGAGGTTGTAAGCAGAATATTTGGACTGTAA
- the eutH gene encoding ethanolamine utilization protein EutH, protein MQLSKILFMLFSIAFATGVIDKIFGDKLKLGSKIEEGFIIMAKAVFSMLGILYLYPFLGMLLVKPSKFLAQLFHTDSAILISCFLPIDMGGYHISQQVSKDEMAKVIGGILLSSNLGATIGFTYPVAFGILKGESKEDFIKGSLIGIGCIPIAVVFTSMLWGYNVLRTLKLVAIVVIVTFVLAIGVSRGWRFLITAMKFLGSTMTFVNLVGLALLGYHILTSKALFPIKTALQDCIVLPLKMAVLIGGSYVFFTVIYNFLINRFRLLKGSYTLNQAGLEGMLMLLVNCVPTLYLFDKMDKRSKILASALCMTAASALGPQLAFVATFAPAHVSLFLLNKLISAAVAVAATLIYLKFGK, encoded by the coding sequence ATGCAACTGAGCAAAATCTTGTTTATGTTATTTTCAATAGCCTTTGCAACAGGTGTTATTGATAAAATCTTTGGTGACAAGCTCAAACTTGGGTCAAAAATTGAAGAAGGCTTTATAATCATGGCAAAAGCCGTTTTTTCGATGCTGGGCATTCTTTATTTATATCCATTTTTGGGTATGTTGCTGGTAAAACCTTCAAAGTTTTTAGCGCAGCTTTTTCATACCGACAGTGCAATATTAATTTCTTGTTTTTTACCTATAGATATGGGTGGGTATCATATATCCCAGCAAGTATCAAAAGATGAAATGGCTAAGGTAATAGGCGGTATTCTACTTAGCTCAAATTTGGGAGCAACCATTGGTTTTACATACCCTGTTGCATTTGGAATTTTAAAAGGTGAGTCAAAAGAGGATTTTATAAAAGGAAGTCTTATTGGAATTGGATGTATTCCCATTGCAGTCGTGTTTACAAGCATGCTTTGGGGATATAATGTACTGAGGACATTAAAACTGGTAGCTATTGTTGTGATTGTTACTTTTGTGCTTGCCATTGGGGTTTCAAGAGGATGGCGTTTTTTGATAACTGCAATGAAATTTTTGGGTAGTACAATGACCTTTGTTAACCTTGTAGGACTTGCGTTATTGGGATACCATATATTAACAAGCAAAGCTTTATTTCCTATAAAAACAGCTTTGCAAGACTGTATAGTCCTTCCGCTTAAAATGGCAGTTTTAATTGGTGGCAGCTATGTATTTTTTACAGTTATATACAATTTTCTAATAAATAGATTCAGGCTTTTGAAAGGTTCATATACTTTAAATCAAGCAGGGCTGGAAGGAATGTTGATGCTGCTTGTGAACTGTGTTCCTACACTTTACCTTTTTGATAAGATGGACAAAAGGTCAAAAATTTTAGCATCTGCCCTGTGCATGACGGCAGCTTCGGCATTGGGTCCTCAGCTGGCATTTGTGGCAACATTTGCTCCTGCCCATGTTTCGCTTTTTCTTCTGAACAAGCTCATAAGCGCAGCTGTAGCGGTTGCAGCCACGCTTATATATTTAAAATTTGGCAAATAA
- a CDS encoding ribulokinase gives MAKFSIGIDFGTQSGRAVLVNVETGEEVATSVKEYTHGVMDESLPDGTKLPHDWALQHPQDYIEVLATTVPDVLKKAGVSKDDVIGIGIDFTACTMLPIKKDGTPLCMIDKFKSHPHAYVKLWKHHAAQKYANRLNQIAQERGEKFLQRYGGKISSEWLFPKIMQILEEAPEIYEEADKFIEAADWVVMKMTGVEKRNSCTAGYKAIWSKREGYPSKEFFMALHPRLENVVDEKLSRDIYPIGQKAGELTEEMAKLMGLNPGTAVAIANVDAHVSVPAVGITDIGKMLMIIGTSTCHMLLWNEEKMVPGICGYVEDGILPGFYGYEAGQSCVGDHFEWFVENCVPPTYYDEAKQKGLNIYQLLKEKAKVLRPGQSGLLALDWWNGNRSILVDADLTGMMLGMTLTTKPEEMYRALIEATAYGTKIIIDNFNEHGIEVRELYACGGIAEKDELLMQIYADVTGLEIKVSASPQTPALGSAMFGAVAAGKEKGGYDSIFEAAKKMAKLKDYSYKPNPQNHEIYKKLYREYRILHDYFGRGANDVMKRLKEIKEEVSKI, from the coding sequence ATGGCAAAGTTTAGTATAGGAATTGATTTTGGGACACAGTCAGGAAGGGCAGTGCTTGTAAATGTGGAGACAGGTGAAGAGGTTGCAACAAGTGTGAAAGAGTACACTCATGGAGTTATGGACGAAAGTTTACCAGATGGTACAAAACTCCCTCATGACTGGGCACTTCAACATCCACAGGATTATATAGAAGTCTTGGCAACAACTGTTCCAGATGTCTTGAAAAAAGCAGGTGTTTCCAAAGACGATGTGATTGGAATAGGAATTGACTTTACAGCCTGTACAATGCTTCCTATCAAGAAAGATGGAACACCGCTTTGCATGATAGACAAATTCAAATCACATCCTCATGCCTATGTTAAGCTGTGGAAACACCATGCTGCTCAAAAGTATGCAAATAGGCTAAATCAAATAGCACAGGAGAGAGGAGAAAAGTTCTTACAAAGGTATGGTGGAAAGATTTCATCTGAGTGGCTTTTCCCAAAGATCATGCAAATATTAGAAGAAGCACCGGAAATTTATGAAGAAGCAGACAAGTTTATAGAGGCTGCTGACTGGGTTGTAATGAAGATGACAGGTGTTGAAAAGAGAAACTCATGCACAGCTGGATATAAAGCTATCTGGAGCAAGAGGGAAGGATATCCTTCAAAAGAGTTTTTCATGGCGCTTCATCCAAGGCTTGAAAATGTGGTTGACGAAAAGCTGTCACGCGACATATATCCTATCGGTCAAAAAGCTGGAGAGCTCACAGAAGAGATGGCAAAGCTAATGGGACTCAATCCTGGGACAGCTGTTGCAATTGCAAATGTGGATGCCCATGTATCTGTGCCAGCTGTTGGGATTACTGATATTGGCAAGATGCTAATGATAATCGGAACATCTACATGCCACATGCTTCTGTGGAACGAAGAGAAGATGGTGCCAGGCATCTGTGGATATGTTGAGGATGGTATTTTGCCTGGTTTTTATGGGTATGAGGCAGGTCAGAGCTGTGTTGGAGACCATTTTGAGTGGTTTGTTGAAAACTGCGTGCCACCAACATACTATGATGAAGCAAAGCAAAAAGGACTAAATATCTATCAGCTACTCAAAGAAAAAGCAAAGGTGCTAAGGCCCGGCCAAAGCGGTCTTTTGGCGCTTGACTGGTGGAATGGCAACAGGTCAATTCTGGTTGATGCAGACCTCACTGGTATGATGCTTGGCATGACCTTAACTACAAAGCCTGAGGAGATGTACAGGGCACTGATTGAGGCAACAGCGTATGGCACAAAGATAATAATTGACAACTTCAATGAACATGGCATTGAGGTAAGAGAACTTTATGCATGTGGAGGAATTGCTGAGAAAGACGAACTTTTGATGCAGATTTATGCTGATGTGACAGGACTTGAGATAAAGGTATCAGCATCACCTCAAACACCAGCACTTGGTTCTGCTATGTTTGGTGCAGTTGCTGCAGGAAAAGAAAAAGGTGGTTATGACAGCATATTTGAGGCTGCAAAGAAGATGGCAAAACTAAAAGACTATTCTTACAAACCAAATCCGCAAAACCATGAGATTTACAAAAAGCTATACAGAGAATACAGAATTCTTCACGACTATTTTGGCCGTGGAGCAAATGATGTGATGAAGAGACTAAAAGAGATAAAGGAAGAAGTTTCAAAGATATAG
- a CDS encoding glycoside hydrolase family 127 protein: MKDKDFISYLNSPRIKDVSITDALWKKYIDLVKDVVVPYQWEILNDNVDIPVKSHAIKNFRIAAGFEEGEFEGFVFQDSDVAKWLEAASYVLEKYPNPDLEKKIDEVIELIGKAQWEDGYLNTYFTIKEKGKRWTNLEECHELYTAGHMIEAGCAHFLATGKTSLLEIVKKLADHIYSIFGKEEGKIPGYDGHPEIELALVKLYEVTGDRKYLELAKFFVDERGQEPYYFDIEYEKREKKSHWPGFKSLGREYLQAHKPLRQQKEAVGHAVRAVYLYSGAADVAAYTQDKELFDVCKTLFDDIVKRKMYITGAIGSSAHGEAFTFEYDLPSDAAYAETCASVGLIFFAHRLNKIEPHAKYYDVVERALYNTVIGSMSQDGKKYFYVNPLEVYPKEVEKRFDRHHVKPERQPWFGCACCPPNVARLLASLGRYVYSYNHDGIYVNLYIGSSVQVEVGGVKVLLQQVSSYPFEDMVKIDLKPSKEARFKLYLRIPGWCENYEVYVNGKKEEMQKLPSGYVCIERLWKENDQVVLKIPTEVKMVSSHPQVRSNVGKVAVVKGPVVFCAEEADNGKDLHLVFVDVNGKCKLEFDSNILGGLYTVEVDGFRMAEDDFGEELYKSHRPKFVPAKIKLIPYYAWANRGTNEMRVWLWRSSF, translated from the coding sequence TGCAATAAAGAATTTCAGGATAGCAGCAGGATTTGAGGAAGGCGAATTTGAAGGGTTTGTTTTTCAAGATAGCGATGTTGCAAAGTGGCTTGAAGCAGCTTCATATGTTCTTGAAAAGTACCCAAATCCTGATTTGGAAAAGAAGATTGACGAGGTCATAGAGCTGATTGGTAAGGCTCAGTGGGAAGATGGATACCTCAATACATATTTTACCATCAAAGAAAAGGGTAAAAGGTGGACCAATTTAGAAGAGTGTCATGAGCTTTACACTGCAGGGCACATGATAGAGGCAGGTTGTGCACATTTTCTGGCAACTGGCAAAACAAGCCTTTTGGAGATTGTAAAAAAGCTTGCAGACCACATATACAGCATTTTTGGCAAAGAAGAAGGTAAAATCCCTGGGTATGATGGTCATCCAGAGATTGAACTTGCGCTTGTAAAGCTCTATGAAGTGACAGGGGATAGAAAATATTTAGAGCTTGCAAAGTTTTTTGTTGATGAAAGAGGTCAAGAGCCTTACTACTTTGATATTGAGTATGAAAAAAGAGAGAAAAAAAGTCACTGGCCAGGGTTTAAAAGTCTTGGCAGGGAGTATTTGCAGGCACACAAACCTTTAAGGCAGCAGAAAGAGGCTGTTGGTCATGCAGTCAGAGCAGTTTATCTTTATTCTGGGGCTGCAGATGTTGCAGCATATACACAGGATAAAGAGCTTTTTGATGTGTGCAAGACTCTCTTTGATGACATAGTCAAGAGGAAGATGTATATTACAGGTGCAATTGGTTCATCTGCTCATGGTGAGGCATTTACATTTGAGTATGATTTGCCAAGTGATGCAGCGTATGCTGAGACTTGTGCATCTGTAGGTCTTATCTTTTTTGCGCATCGCTTAAACAAAATAGAGCCGCATGCTAAGTATTACGATGTTGTAGAAAGGGCTCTTTATAACACCGTTATTGGTTCTATGTCGCAGGATGGTAAAAAGTATTTTTATGTGAACCCTCTTGAGGTATATCCGAAAGAAGTGGAAAAGAGGTTTGACAGACACCACGTAAAACCCGAACGTCAACCTTGGTTTGGATGTGCGTGCTGTCCGCCAAATGTTGCAAGGCTTTTAGCGTCTTTAGGAAGGTATGTTTATAGCTACAACCATGATGGGATTTACGTGAATTTATACATTGGCAGCAGTGTCCAGGTTGAAGTAGGTGGTGTTAAGGTTTTACTCCAACAAGTCTCAAGTTATCCTTTTGAAGACATGGTCAAGATAGATTTAAAACCTTCAAAAGAGGCAAGATTTAAGCTTTATCTTAGGATTCCAGGCTGGTGTGAAAACTATGAGGTTTATGTAAATGGGAAGAAAGAGGAGATGCAGAAACTGCCCAGCGGCTATGTTTGCATTGAGAGGTTGTGGAAAGAAAATGACCAAGTTGTATTAAAGATTCCAACAGAGGTTAAGATGGTAAGTTCACACCCGCAGGTGAGGAGTAATGTAGGTAAAGTAGCAGTTGTGAAAGGCCCGGTTGTATTTTGTGCAGAAGAAGCAGACAATGGCAAGGATTTGCATTTGGTTTTTGTTGATGTAAATGGCAAATGCAAGTTAGAATTCGATAGCAATATTTTAGGAGGTTTGTACACAGTTGAAGTAGATGGTTTTAGGATGGCAGAAGATGATTTTGGAGAAGAGCTTTACAAGAGTCACAGGCCAAAGTTTGTTCCAGCAAAAATAAAGCTCATTCCTTATTATGCTTGGGCAAATAGGGGGACTAATGAGATGAGGGTGTGGCTGTGGCGATCGTCTTTTTAA
- a CDS encoding DUF362 domain-containing protein, translating into MAKSKVYFTDFKTKPGYNMLDKLENLVKKAGIETIDFKNKFVAIKVHFGEPGNLAYIRPNYVARIVKLIKSLGGKPFVTDANTLYTGRRSNALDHLEAAYENGFNPLVLGCHVIIADGLKGTEYREIEVNLKHTQKAKIGSAIADADIIISMNHFKGHEMTGFGGAIKNIGMGSGSRGGKLFMHSSSKPVIKTSKCVGCGMCVKSCAQLAITLNEKKKAVIDYEKCVGCGQCVAVCQFGAATVKWDEAASIASEKIAEYAYAVLKDKPHFHINFVMNISPDCDCWSHNDIPIAPDIGIAASFDPVALDKACVDLVNSSAFTPAGSAFEKAKHIEVDGKIDRFKSIHPDTDWRVALKHAQEIGLGSLEYELVKV; encoded by the coding sequence ATGGCAAAATCAAAGGTGTATTTCACAGACTTTAAAACCAAACCAGGGTATAATATGCTTGATAAGCTTGAAAACCTTGTGAAAAAGGCAGGGATTGAAACAATCGATTTTAAAAACAAGTTTGTCGCTATCAAGGTCCACTTTGGAGAACCAGGAAACCTTGCGTATATAAGACCAAACTATGTCGCAAGGATTGTAAAACTCATCAAAAGCCTTGGTGGAAAACCGTTCGTGACAGATGCAAACACACTTTACACGGGAAGAAGAAGCAATGCTCTGGACCACTTAGAAGCTGCGTATGAAAATGGGTTTAACCCGCTTGTGCTTGGCTGTCATGTAATCATCGCAGATGGTTTGAAAGGAACAGAGTACAGGGAAATTGAGGTAAACCTCAAGCATACACAAAAAGCAAAGATAGGTTCTGCCATCGCAGATGCTGATATTATAATCTCAATGAACCACTTTAAAGGTCATGAGATGACAGGGTTTGGTGGCGCTATCAAAAACATTGGAATGGGTTCAGGCTCTCGCGGTGGAAAGCTTTTTATGCACTCATCCTCAAAGCCGGTTATAAAGACATCAAAATGTGTTGGCTGCGGAATGTGCGTCAAAAGCTGTGCGCAGCTTGCTATAACTTTGAATGAGAAGAAAAAAGCGGTCATTGACTATGAAAAATGTGTTGGATGTGGTCAGTGCGTTGCAGTGTGCCAGTTCGGTGCAGCAACAGTCAAGTGGGATGAGGCTGCATCAATTGCAAGCGAGAAGATTGCTGAGTATGCGTATGCAGTTTTAAAAGATAAGCCTCATTTTCATATAAACTTTGTCATGAACATTTCGCCTGACTGTGACTGCTGGTCACACAACGATATTCCTATTGCACCAGACATTGGTATTGCAGCATCATTCGACCCTGTTGCCTTGGATAAGGCATGTGTTGACCTTGTAAATAGCTCTGCATTCACACCAGCTGGGTCTGCATTTGAAAAAGCAAAACACATTGAGGTTGATGGCAAAATTGACAGGTTCAAGAGCATTCATCCTGACACAGACTGGAGAGTTGCACTAAAACATGCTCAAGAGATTGGGCTTGGAAGTTTAGAGTATGAGCTTGTGAAGGTATAG
- a CDS encoding L-ribulose-5-phosphate 4-epimerase, with amino-acid sequence MLESLKELVCKYNLYLPKFGLVTWTSGNVSARDPETNLVVIKPSGVMYDDLTPDKMVVVDMDGNIVEGNLKPSTDTLTHLYVYKHMPHINAVVHTHSNYATAFAALGQPIKVYLTAIADEFGCEIPCGPYAQIGGEDIGKVIVEYIGSSPAILLQNHGVFTIGKTVDEAVKAAVMVEDVAKTVFIAKMMGEPIEIPPEEVKRAHERYMTKYGQK; translated from the coding sequence ATGCTTGAGAGTTTGAAAGAGCTTGTTTGTAAATACAATCTTTATCTTCCAAAATTTGGTCTTGTCACATGGACATCTGGTAACGTCTCAGCACGCGACCCTGAGACAAACCTTGTTGTTATAAAGCCATCGGGTGTTATGTATGATGATTTGACACCTGACAAGATGGTTGTTGTTGATATGGATGGAAATATAGTTGAAGGAAATTTAAAACCTTCAACAGACACACTTACACATCTTTATGTATACAAGCACATGCCACACATAAATGCTGTTGTCCATACTCATTCAAACTATGCAACAGCGTTTGCAGCCTTGGGCCAGCCAATAAAAGTGTATTTGACAGCAATTGCCGATGAGTTTGGCTGTGAGATTCCATGCGGACCGTATGCTCAGATTGGTGGTGAGGACATAGGCAAGGTGATAGTTGAGTATATAGGTTCAAGCCCGGCAATTCTTCTTCAGAACCATGGAGTTTTTACGATAGGCAAGACAGTTGATGAGGCAGTAAAAGCTGCTGTTATGGTAGAAGATGTAGCAAAAACAGTATTTATTGCAAAGATGATGGGCGAGCCTATCGAGATTCCACCTGAAGAGGTAAAAAGAGCTCATGAGAGGTACATGACAAAATATGGGCAAAAATAA
- a CDS encoding GntR family transcriptional regulator: MIKINLYGQDDDKMSKTKYEIIKDFIIEGINSGKFKEGEKIYSENMLSRKFKVSRHTVRRAIMELEFEGLLVSQKGRGTFVAKKSADSSKCIAVLTTFISDYIFPLIIRGIEKVIAHEGYGLLLFSTDNSYEFERYHLESIINNPNIDAVIIEPTKSTLPSKNQELYRKLIQKDIPVIFINTILEEIAQNYIITKDQSAVYRLTCSLIKSGCKKLLGIFKGDDLQGIKRYSGFEKACREAQAEFDAIFFTSEEYNFVHNRAAEVISRERFDAAVCYNDKIALPLCVKLKEMGFRIPQDISVTGYDNSLLSTLTDIKLTTVEHPKEKLGEMAAKAAVAMIKKNRKGVKEEVECEIIFRNSTKGGF, from the coding sequence ATGATAAAAATAAACTTGTATGGACAAGATGATGATAAAATGAGCAAAACCAAATATGAGATTATAAAAGATTTCATTATTGAAGGAATTAACTCTGGCAAGTTCAAAGAGGGCGAGAAAATTTATTCAGAGAATATGCTATCACGAAAGTTCAAAGTTTCGCGGCACACTGTAAGAAGAGCTATAATGGAGCTCGAATTTGAAGGACTTTTGGTGTCGCAGAAAGGAAGAGGCACGTTTGTTGCAAAGAAAAGTGCAGACAGCTCTAAATGCATTGCTGTTCTGACAACATTTATATCAGACTACATCTTTCCCCTGATTATAAGAGGAATTGAAAAGGTGATAGCACATGAAGGGTACGGTCTTTTGCTGTTTTCGACTGACAACAGCTATGAATTTGAAAGATATCACTTGGAGAGCATAATAAACAACCCAAACATAGACGCTGTCATAATAGAACCAACAAAAAGTACCTTGCCTTCCAAAAATCAAGAGCTTTATAGAAAACTCATACAAAAAGACATCCCTGTGATTTTCATCAATACTATTTTAGAAGAAATTGCTCAAAACTACATAATAACCAAAGACCAGTCAGCTGTTTACAGGCTTACATGCAGCCTCATAAAAAGCGGTTGCAAAAAGCTTCTTGGCATTTTCAAAGGCGACGATTTGCAAGGGATAAAAAGATACAGTGGTTTTGAAAAAGCGTGCAGGGAGGCACAGGCAGAGTTTGATGCAATCTTTTTCACAAGTGAGGAGTATAATTTTGTTCATAACAGAGCTGCTGAAGTCATATCAAGAGAGAGATTTGATGCAGCCGTTTGCTACAACGACAAGATTGCCCTTCCTCTTTGTGTAAAGCTAAAAGAAATGGGATTTAGAATTCCTCAGGATATATCTGTTACAGGATATGACAACTCACTTCTTTCTACACTGACAGATATAAAGCTCACAACTGTTGAGCATCCAAAAGAAAAGCTTGGAGAGATGGCAGCAAAGGCAGCAGTTGCCATGATAAAGAAGAATAGAAAAGGTGTCAAGGAAGAGGTTGAATGTGAGATAATCTTCAGAAATTCAACAAAAGGAGGATTTTGA
- a CDS encoding putative bifunctional diguanylate cyclase/phosphodiesterase: MKETSVDLWIKDFIELTDTQFERFEQAIKSERGFWLYDIKEKKIYLSDGVVYLTIQSENIEDYVKKLMAENEFIHLLNLAKESIENKQNGFSIRVKLKEGRWIFVCATILYKKGIPFRIVGTFEDVTPHVSCDLRLNRYIELIAYYDDVTGLPNRNFLNEKIRERIEESKKENSKFWVIFIEVGNFSYINEIFGHAVGDEFLKSIAMEIKKFLPREWIFSRFGGDEFVVVTTDVEKASVVQIVENLVERFSRSWSVMGKWLYTNINIGIAGYPQDGTEADTILQNAEIALTMAKKRGKDMGKSLYEFYERSMTEEILRRVEIESEILRGIQNKQFFLVYQPKVSRDGRTVVGFEALLRWNSQRGILTPDKFIQIAEESGLVYDLNRLILDIVCRDIKYIKENGFKKVPVAINLSGKEFAMYNMIGILSEYLEKHDVTSKDIEIEVTERIILNNLELSKEIFNELYEKGIKISIDDFGTGYSSLELLLTLPIHALKIDKKFISRIEFFGNEYVIVKNIIYMAKEMNLKTIAEGVERKEQYEILKELGCDEFQGYYFSKPMRIEEVAELRKQDESLEIQ; the protein is encoded by the coding sequence ATGAAAGAAACTTCGGTTGATTTATGGATAAAGGATTTTATAGAGCTTACTGATACCCAGTTTGAAAGGTTTGAGCAGGCAATAAAATCAGAAAGAGGATTTTGGCTATACGATATCAAAGAAAAGAAGATTTATCTGTCAGACGGCGTTGTGTATCTTACAATACAAAGTGAGAATATTGAGGACTATGTCAAAAAGCTTATGGCTGAAAATGAATTTATCCACCTTTTAAATCTTGCAAAAGAAAGTATAGAGAATAAACAAAATGGTTTTTCTATCAGAGTAAAACTAAAGGAAGGCAGATGGATTTTTGTTTGTGCCACCATCCTCTATAAAAAGGGGATACCATTTAGGATAGTGGGGACATTTGAAGATGTAACACCCCATGTTTCATGTGATTTAAGACTGAACAGGTATATTGAGCTTATTGCATATTATGATGATGTAACTGGGCTTCCAAATAGAAACTTTTTAAACGAAAAGATTAGAGAGAGAATAGAGGAGAGCAAGAAAGAGAATTCAAAATTTTGGGTAATATTTATTGAGGTTGGTAATTTTAGTTATATCAATGAAATATTTGGACACGCAGTAGGAGATGAATTTTTAAAGTCGATAGCAATGGAGATAAAAAAGTTTTTGCCAAGAGAATGGATTTTCAGCAGGTTTGGCGGGGATGAATTTGTAGTAGTGACAACAGATGTAGAGAAAGCTTCGGTTGTACAAATTGTAGAAAATCTTGTAGAAAGATTTTCAAGAAGTTGGAGTGTAATGGGGAAGTGGTTATATACAAACATCAACATAGGGATTGCTGGATACCCGCAGGATGGCACAGAAGCTGATACAATTTTGCAAAATGCAGAAATTGCCCTCACAATGGCCAAAAAGCGTGGAAAGGATATGGGCAAAAGTCTTTATGAGTTTTACGAAAGGTCTATGACAGAAGAGATTTTGAGAAGAGTTGAAATTGAGTCTGAAATCTTGAGAGGAATTCAAAATAAACAGTTCTTTTTAGTATATCAGCCAAAAGTATCCCGTGATGGTAGGACGGTAGTCGGTTTTGAGGCACTTCTGAGATGGAACTCCCAGAGAGGGATTTTGACCCCAGACAAGTTTATCCAGATTGCAGAAGAGAGCGGCCTTGTGTATGATTTAAACAGGCTCATATTGGATATTGTTTGCAGAGATATAAAATATATAAAAGAAAATGGTTTCAAGAAAGTGCCGGTTGCTATAAATTTGTCAGGCAAAGAGTTTGCCATGTATAATATGATAGGTATTTTAAGCGAATATCTGGAAAAACACGATGTGACTTCTAAAGATATTGAGATAGAAGTAACTGAAAGGATAATTTTGAATAATTTAGAACTTTCAAAAGAAATTTTTAATGAACTTTATGAAAAAGGCATTAAGATTTCAATAGATGATTTTGGCACTGGTTATTCGTCCCTTGAGCTGCTTTTGACACTTCCTATTCATGCCCTTAAGATTGACAAAAAGTTTATAAGCAGAATAGAGTTTTTTGGTAATGAATATGTTATTGTTAAAAATATCATTTATATGGCAAAAGAAATGAATTTGAAAACAATTGCTGAAGGTGTTGAAAGAAAAGAACAATATGAGATATTAAAGGAATTGGGATGCGATGAATTTCAAGGCTATTATTTTTCAAAGCCGATGAGAATAGAAGAGGTAGCTGAGCTTAGAAAGCAAGATGAGAGTCTTGAAATACAATAA